One part of the Neoarius graeffei isolate fNeoGra1 chromosome 2, fNeoGra1.pri, whole genome shotgun sequence genome encodes these proteins:
- the LOC132871449 gene encoding trace amine-associated receptor 13c-like, whose product MNQMEFNQSDRCVNFSCPERSASPVVYIFLYVCSAGVVLLTVCGNLLVIISVFHFKQLHTPTNTLVFSLAVSDFFIGAFVMPPMLIWIIESCWIFGRGVCLYLLLISGFLTIMSVYNIALIAVDRYLALSNPFPYMNHVSVRITRVVIVFDWGVVMVYNLALLYFNGNFMNLLLCPGECFYFLNEVWSVIDIVFSFIFPLSVIIILYTRVFVIAKKHATAIRELNNHTRSKTQKITSHSMKSERKAAKVLGILVSVFLVCLLPYFIYSLLGDVIEVQQETFHTIIFIICLNSTINPFIYALFYPWFRRCIKLIITLQIFQTDSALINVFS is encoded by the coding sequence ATGAATCAGATGGAGTTTAACCAATCTGATCGCTGTGTGAATTTCTCCTGTCCAGAGAGATCTGCATCTCCTGTAGTTTATATCTTTCTGTACGTGTGTTCAGCTGGTGTGGTTCTTCTAACAGTGTGTGGAAATCTGCTCGTCATCATCTCTGTTTTTCACTTCAAGCAGCTTCACACACCAACAAACACACTCGTGTTCTCTCTGGCCGTGTCGGATTTCTTCATTGGCGCTTTTGTAATGCCGCCGATGTTGATCTGGATAATCGAGTCATGCTGGATATTTGGGAGAGGTGTCTGTCTCTACCTTTTATTGATTAGTGGTTTCCTCACAATCATGTCCGTCTATAATATTGCTCTGATTGCTGTGGATCGATATTTGGCTCTCTCAAACCCCTTTCCCTACATGAACCATGTCTCTGTGAGGATCACTCGTGTTGTAATTGTTTTTGACTGGGGTGTAGTGATGGTCTATAACTTGGCACTCTTATATTTCAATGGAAACTTCATGAATCTTTTACTGTGTCCTGGAGAGTGTTTTTACTTTCTAAATGAGGTTTGGTCTGTAATTGATATTGTATTTTCATTTATCTTTCCACTTTCTGTCATAATCATATTGTATACTCGGGTTTTTGTGATTGCTAAGAAACATGCCACTGCGATCAGAGAGCTTAATAATCACACACGTTCTAAAACACAGAAAATCACATCGCACTCGATGAAATCTGAGAGAAAAGCAGCTAAAGTCCTCGGCATTTTAGTTTCTGTATTTCTAGTGTGTTTACTTCCGTATTTTATTTACAGCTTATTAGGTGATGTTATTGAAGTCCAGCAAGAAACTTTTCATACAATCATTTTTATAATTTGTCTTAATTCCACCATTAATCCATTTATTTATGCTCTGTTTTACCCGTGGTTCAGGAGGTGCATTAAATTAATTATCACTTTGCAAATATTCCAAACAGACTCTGCATTAATCAATGTATTTTCATAA
- the LOC132875949 gene encoding trace amine-associated receptor 13c-like gives MNLMEFNQSDRCVNFSCPERSVSPAGNILLYVCSAAVVLLTVCGNLLVIISVFHFKQLHTPTNTLVFSLAMSDFFIGAFVMPLMLIWIIESCWIFGGGVCLYLLLISGFLTIVSIYNIALIAVDRYLALSNPFLYMNHVSVRITRVVIVFDWGVVMVYNLALLYFNANFTNLLLCPGECFYFLNEVWSIIDIVFSFIFPLSVIIILYTGVFVIAKKHASAIRELNNHTRPETQKITSHSMKSERKAAKVLSILVSVFLICLLPYYIYSFLGYVIEVQEETVRKIIFIIYLNSTINPFIYALFYPWFRRCIKLIITLQIFQTDSALINVFS, from the coding sequence CTGTACGTGTGTTCAGCTGCTGTGGTTCTTCTAACAGTGTGTGGAAATCTGCTCGTCATCATCTCTGTTTTTCACTTCAAGCAGCTTCACACACCAACAAACACACTCGTGTTCTCTCTGGCCATGTCGGATTTCTTCATTGGTGCTTTTGTAATGCCGCTGATGTTAATCTGGATAATCGAGTCATGCTGGATATTTGGAGGAGGTGTCTGTCTCTACCTTTTATTGATAAGTGGTTTCCTCACAATCGTGTCCATCTATAATATTGCTCTGATTGCTGTGGATCGATATTTGGCTCTCTCAAACCCCTTTCTCTACATGAACCATGTCTCTGTGAGGATCACTCGTGTTGTAATTGTTTTTGACTGGGGTGTAGTGATGGTCTATAACTTGGCACTCTTATATTTCAATGCAAACTTCACGAATCTTTTACTGTGTCCTGGAGAGTGTTTTTACTTTCTAAATGAGGTTTGGTCTATAATTGATATTGTATTTTCATTTATCTTTCCACTTTCTGTCATAATCATATTGTATACTGGGGTTTTTGTGATTGCTAAGAAACATGCCAGTGCGATCAGAGAGCTTAATAATCACACACGGCCTGAAACACAGAAAATCACATCACACTCGATGAAATCTGAGAGAAAAGCAGCTAAAGTCCTCAGCATTTTAGTGTCTGTGTTTCTTATCTGTTTACTTCCATAttatatttacagttttttaggttatgttattgaAGTACAGGAAGAAACTGTTCGTAAAATCATTTTCATAATTTATCTTAATTCCACCATTAATCCATTTATTTATGCTCTGTTTTACCCATGGTTTAGGAGGTGCATTAAATTAATTATCACTCTGCAAATATTCCAAACAGACTCTGCATTAATCAATGTATTTTCATAA